Proteins co-encoded in one Brassica oleracea var. oleracea cultivar TO1000 chromosome C4, BOL, whole genome shotgun sequence genomic window:
- the LOC106342481 gene encoding uncharacterized protein LOC106342481 codes for MEFCGSSSRFVSSLQLRFAAGLAVSGILLILLWSGAADAKSRHGQIPSSQGHESGVSSHSCIHDQIIEQRKRPGRKVYSVTPQVYHEPRSARKGRALLSVSEEEHKDVKQPIRIYLNYDAVGHSFDRDCQRVGDIVKLGEPPSSTFLAAPTCNPNVKPPVSGDCWYNCTFDDISGEDKRRRLRKALEQTADWFRRALAVEPVKGNLRLSGYSACGQDGGVQLPRQYVEKGIADTDLVLLVTTRPTTGNTLAWAVACERDQWGRAIAGHVNVAPRHLTAESWTLLSATLIHEVMHVLGFDPHAFAHFRDERKRRRTEVTEQQMDEKLGRIVTRVVLPRVVMHSRHHYGAFSQNFSGLELEDGGGRGTSGSHWEKRLLMNEIMTGSVDTRSVVSKMTLALLEDSGWYKANYSMADRLDWGRNQGTQFVTSPCNMWKGAYHCNTTQLSGCTYNREAEGYCPILSYNGDLPQWARYFPQANKGGQSSLADYCTYFVAYSDGSCTDINSARAPDRMLGEVRGSDSRCMASSLVRTGFVRGSMPQGNGCYQHRCKNNLLEVAVEGEWKFCPQAGGPIQFPGFNGELICPAYHELCGSPIVSVLGQCPNSCNFNGDCVDGKCRCLLGYHGHDCKIRSCPNNCSGHGKCTTQGVCICENGFTGIDCSTAVCDEQCSLHGGVCDNGVCEFRCSDYAGYTCQNSSKLVTSLLVCKNVLERDMLGKHCAPREPSILQQLEEVVVMPNYNRLFPGGARKLFNIFGNSYCDEAAKRLACWISIQKCDIDGDDRLRVCHSACQSYNVACGASLDCSDQTLFSTAEEGDANCTGSAEIRSPWFTRLWSKLLASN; via the exons ATGGAGTTTTGCGGTTCAAGTTCTAGGTTCGTTTCCAGTCTCCAGCTCCGGTTCGCCGCCGGTCTCGCCGTTTCAGGG ATTTTGTTGATTCTATTGTGGTCTGGAGCAGCTGATGCCAAATCCAGGCATGGCCAAATACCTTCTTCGCAAGGTCATGAAAGTGGAGTATCGTCTCATTCGTGTATCCATGATCAGATCATTGAACAGAGGAAGAGACCCGGTCGAAAAGTATACTCTGTTACTCCACAGGTTTATCACGAGCCAAGGAGTGCTCGTAAAGGAAGGGCGTTGCTTAGTGTTTCTGAGGAGGAGCACAAGGATGTGAAACAACCTATCAGGATTTACTTAAACTATGATGCTGTTGGTCACTCTTTCGACCGAGATTGCCAAAGAGTTGGCGATATCGTGAAG TTGGGTGAGCCTCCTTCGAGCACTTTCCTTGCTGCTCCTACTTGCAATCCTAACGTCAAACCTCCAGTTTCCGGTGATTGCTGGTATAATTGCACTTTTGATGACATATCTGGGGAGGACAAAAGGCGTCGCCTACGCAAG GCTTTAGAGCAGACAGCAGATTGGTTCAGAAGAGCATTAGCTGTTGAACCTGTCAAAGGGAACTTGCGGTTAAGTGGATACTCTGCCTGTGGGCAAGATGGTGGTGTGCAACTTCCTCGTCAATATGTGGAGA AGGGTATTGCTGATACTGATTTAGTTCTCTTGGTAACCACAAGACCTACTACTGGTAATACCCTTGCATGGGCTGTTGCTTGCGAACGTGATCAGTGGGGACGTGCAATTGCTG GGCATGTCAATGTTGCTCCCCGCCATTTGACTGCGGAATCTTGGACTTTGCTTTCAGCAACTCTGATTCATGAGGTCATGCATGTCCTTGGCTTTGATCCGCATGCCTTTGCTCATTTTAGAGATGAAAGGAAAAGAAGACGAACTGAG GTCACTGAGCAACAGATGGATGAAAAGCTTGGTAGGATAGTGACACGCGTAGTGCTTCCACGGGTTGTCATGCATTCGCGGCATCATTACGGA GCATTTTCTCAGAACTTCTCGGGTTTAGAACTTGAGGATGGAGGAGGACGTGGCACATCGGGGTCCCACTGGGAAAAAAGACTTCTCATGAATGAGATAATGACTGGATCGGTAGACACAAGATCAGTCGTTTCGAAAATGACTCTAGCGCTATTGGAAGACAGTGGCTGGTATAAGGCTAATTATAGCATGGCCGACCGTCTCGATTGGGGCCGGAATCAGGGGACTCAATTTGTCACATCTCCATGTAACATGTGGAAAGGTGCTTACCATTGTAACACAACCCAACTATCTGGCTGTACATACAACAGAGAGGCCGAAGGTTACTGCCCAATTCTAAGCTATAATGGAGACTTGCCTCAATGGGCTCGTTACTTTCCACAGGCTAACAAAG GCGGTCAGTCTTCCTTAGCAGATTATTGTACATATTTCGTAGCCTATTCAGATGGGTCTTGTACGGATATCAATAGTGCACGTGCGCCTGACAGGATGTTGGGTGAAGTGAGAGGGAGTGACTCCAG GTGTATGGCCTCGTCTTTAGTGCGTACTGGGTTTGTCCGGGGTTCCATGCCGCAGGGGAATGGCTGTTATCAGCACAGATGCAAAAATAATTTGTTGGAG GTTGCTGTGGAGGGAGAATGGAAATTCTGCCCTCAAGCTGGTGGACCAATTCAGTTTCCCGGTTTCAATG GTGAATTGATTTGTCCGGCTTACCATGAACTCTGCGGTTCACCCATAGTTTCTGTGCTTGGCCAGTGTCCTAATTCTTGTAACTTCAATGGAGATTGTGTTGATGGGAAGTGTCGTTGTCTCCTTGGTTATCACGGTCATGACTGTAAAATCC GTTCTTGCCCTAATAATTGCAGTGGACATGGAAAATGCACAACTCAAGGTGTATGCATATGCGAAAACGGATTTACTGGAATTGATTGTTCCACTG CTGTGTGCGACGAACAATGCAGCCTACATGGAGGAGTGTGTGACAATGGGGTTTGCGAGTTCCGTTGCTCTGATTATGCTGGCTACACATGTCAGAACAGCTCTAAACTAGTAACAAGTTTACTGGTATGCAAAAATGTGTTGGAGAGAGACATGTTAGGGAAACATTGTGCTCCACGGGAGCCTAGCATACTTCAGCAGCTCGAGGAAGTTGTGGTCATGCCCAACTACAATAGGCTTTTTCCAGGCGGGGCTCGAAAATTATTTAACATTTTTGGTAACAGCTATTGTGACGAGGCAGCAAAAAGACTAGCTTGTTGG ATATCGATCCAAAAGTGTGATATTGACGGAGACGATAGATTACGGGTATGCCATTCAGCATGTCAGTCCTATAATGTGGCGTGTGGGGCTTCCTTGGACTGCTCGGATCAAACCCTTTTCAGCACCGCGGAAGAAGGCGATGCTAATTGTACGGGATCTGCCGAGATCAGATCGCCATGGTTTACCCGTTTGTGGAGTAAACTTTTAGCAAGTAACTAG